A window of Phyllobacterium sp. T1293 contains these coding sequences:
- a CDS encoding DUF1963 domain-containing protein, translating to MSRRSYLFGMTVALALTALPQALMAANEDDVMPLPTTRTELSERLVRAGLSLPAIKTIVAAARDALVIETSAADEAKIPLGASKFGGSPDLPKGMPWAIRPAYEDAGQMAQQYEAEATNLYADVGLLPPWLSEEAGKTLVAARKRLNDEAMAGALKLMKDAGIDTSALDIGNLPKASSDEIAASATELRAKAMAVAKPFPLTFIAQLDLAALSAERGFDPVLPGTGRLLLFYDLPILPADFEPRARAGWQLIYDETPVSQLQRIAAPKELLDFPSTTQLRAATITPSSVVTTVPTGDASYEALQGITEADTSLYHKWLFTLGWPTDHQGRNHQLGGWSRAIQSGMQSRSQLAANGIDAGTGEAYQSKAAQQLLTDAKAWHLVLQIGTDNAIGYTLPGAINVLVREEDIVARRFDRAWIVYEQD from the coding sequence GTGTCCCGGAGATCCTACCTTTTCGGAATGACTGTTGCCTTGGCACTGACGGCACTCCCCCAGGCTTTGATGGCAGCCAATGAGGATGACGTTATGCCCCTGCCAACAACACGCACCGAGCTTTCCGAACGCCTCGTTCGCGCTGGCCTTTCTCTTCCCGCGATCAAAACTATTGTGGCGGCTGCCCGCGACGCGCTGGTGATTGAGACATCGGCGGCGGACGAAGCGAAAATCCCCTTAGGGGCAAGCAAATTCGGCGGCTCGCCTGATTTACCGAAGGGAATGCCGTGGGCTATTCGGCCTGCTTACGAAGATGCCGGGCAGATGGCCCAGCAATACGAAGCAGAGGCAACCAACCTCTACGCGGATGTCGGCCTGTTACCACCATGGCTATCCGAAGAGGCAGGCAAGACCCTCGTTGCCGCGCGAAAGCGTCTGAATGACGAGGCGATGGCCGGCGCGCTCAAGCTTATGAAGGACGCTGGTATAGACACTTCTGCGTTGGATATCGGAAATCTGCCCAAAGCAAGTTCCGATGAGATTGCTGCCTCCGCCACGGAACTGCGTGCGAAAGCTATGGCCGTCGCGAAACCATTCCCGCTGACATTCATTGCCCAACTCGATCTTGCAGCACTTTCCGCAGAACGGGGATTCGACCCGGTATTGCCAGGAACCGGGCGGCTTTTGCTTTTCTACGACCTGCCGATCCTGCCAGCGGATTTCGAGCCTCGCGCCCGTGCTGGTTGGCAATTGATTTATGACGAAACCCCGGTTTCCCAGTTGCAACGCATCGCGGCCCCCAAAGAATTACTCGACTTCCCGTCAACCACACAGCTTCGAGCAGCAACTATAACCCCATCATCGGTTGTCACCACTGTACCAACAGGCGATGCCTCATATGAAGCTTTGCAGGGGATCACAGAGGCAGATACGTCACTCTACCACAAATGGCTTTTCACGCTTGGCTGGCCCACGGACCATCAGGGACGCAACCATCAGCTCGGCGGTTGGTCGCGTGCCATACAATCAGGCATGCAATCCCGCAGCCAGCTCGCAGCCAATGGAATCGATGCCGGAACAGGCGAAGCATATCAGAGCAAAGCCGCACAACAGCTGCTCACCGATGCCAAAGCCTGGCATCTTGTCCTGCAGATCGGCACGGATAACGCGATCGGTTATACGCTTCCTGGCGCGATCAACGTTCTGGTGCGCGAAGAGGACATTGTTGCACGGCGCTTTGACCGGGCATGGATAGTTTACGAACAGGACTGA
- a CDS encoding usg protein — protein MHFSSEMERQLKGYGITTAHILYRIPHFQSVLQTYIWQDYDLAPEFPEMRKFLDFWQRTLDGPLHSVRYCHRHLIGPSEWRHIDGEFKLN, from the coding sequence ATGCACTTTTCGTCAGAAATGGAACGCCAGCTTAAGGGCTACGGTATCACAACTGCTCATATCCTATACCGCATCCCTCATTTTCAATCGGTTCTACAGACCTATATCTGGCAGGACTATGATCTTGCTCCGGAATTTCCCGAGATGAGGAAATTTCTCGATTTTTGGCAGAGAACACTTGATGGTCCACTTCATTCCGTTCGCTATTGCCATAGACATCTCATTGGACCCAGCGAATGGCGGCACATCGATGGTGAGTTCAAGTTGAACTGA
- a CDS encoding DUF4166 domain-containing protein has protein sequence MKSGEIERTGDAENHLPVFQAVLGDAWHDLGDIVKRHYSLQPYSNDYICVSGTMQEVQHSAIGKLLIPFGWIFGALVPYRGTNVPIDVHYNSHRDNGSIYWDRVFQFPGHRPFHFRSHMEQIGGNRVIEFVRFGVGLRLRVTAEDGALVFRDEGYIWRLFGIDVPIPVGLLFGSAYVEERPVDAQNFSMKMTLRHPLLGELFRYSGRFVIKPDIARSS, from the coding sequence TTGAAGAGCGGCGAGATTGAGCGCACCGGCGACGCCGAAAATCACCTGCCGGTATTTCAGGCAGTGCTGGGCGATGCCTGGCATGATCTGGGCGATATCGTCAAACGGCATTATTCGTTGCAGCCGTACAGCAATGACTACATTTGCGTTAGCGGAACAATGCAGGAGGTGCAGCATAGCGCCATTGGAAAGCTGCTGATCCCGTTTGGTTGGATATTCGGTGCGCTGGTACCCTATCGCGGGACCAATGTTCCTATCGATGTTCATTATAATTCGCACCGGGACAATGGCTCGATCTATTGGGACAGAGTGTTTCAGTTTCCCGGGCATCGGCCTTTCCATTTCAGGTCACATATGGAGCAGATCGGCGGCAATCGTGTGATTGAGTTCGTGCGCTTTGGCGTGGGCCTGCGTCTGCGGGTGACAGCCGAAGATGGTGCCCTGGTGTTTCGTGATGAGGGTTATATCTGGCGGCTGTTCGGTATCGACGTTCCCATTCCCGTAGGACTGTTGTTCGGCAGCGCCTATGTGGAGGAACGACCCGTGGATGCACAGAACTTCAGCATGAAGATGACCCTTCGCCATCCTCTGTTGGGTGAACTTTTCCGCTATAGCGGCCGGTTCGTGATTAAACCGGATATCGCACGGAGTTCCTGA